One Etheostoma cragini isolate CJK2018 chromosome 6, CSU_Ecrag_1.0, whole genome shotgun sequence DNA window includes the following coding sequences:
- the LOC117946046 gene encoding uncharacterized protein C18orf19 homolog A-like, translated as MIMQRFLSHGAWRMAAARPLLVGVTIPEPPVAFCCCVLHRSLPPSTGRRWLSTSALSKAAHQPKHQPPQEEPQSSSKPQAQEIQKGEARLDAVEVDPLQDKSIGLVQRFKKTFKQYGKVMIPVHLLTSSVWFGTFYYAAMKGVNVVPFLEMIGLPESLVGLLRDSSSGYALTAYAMYKIATPARYTATLGGTSLSVQYLRKHGYLSTPPPVKEYIQDKMEETKEKLTEKMEETKERFSEKMEETKERFSEKMEETKDKLSEKLQETKDRVSESKAFFRKKSD; from the exons ATGATAATGCAGCGCTTCCTAAGTCATGGTGCATGGCGTATGGCAGCTGCACGCCCATTACTTGTAGGTGTCACCATCCCTGAACCACCAGTAGCATTTTGTTGCTGTGTCCTGCACCGGTCACTCCCACCATCCACAGGCCGTCGCTGGCTTTCAACCTCAGCCTTAAGCAAGGCAGCACATCAGCCAAAACACCAGCCACCACAAGAAGAACCACAGTCAAGCTCAAAACCTCAAGCACAGGAGATCCAGAAAGGGGAAGCTAGGCTGGATGCTGTCGAGGTAGACCCTTTGCAAGACAAGTCCATCGGTCTGGTCCAGAGGTTTAAGAAGACCTTCAAACAGTATGGGAAGGTGATGATCCCTGTACATCTCCTGACGTCTTCAGTCTGGTTTGGAACCTTCTATTACGCTGCTATGAA AGGTGTGAATGTAGTGCCCTTCCTGGAGATGATTGGTCTACCTGAGTCACTAGTTGGCCTTTTGAGAGACTCTTCCAGTGGTTACGCTCTGACTGCGTATGCCATGTACAAG ATTGCAACCCCTGCGAGATATACGGCAACTCTGGGCGGCACATCACTTTCCGTTCAGTATCTCCGCAAGCACGGCTACTTATCAACACCACCGCCGGTTAAAGAATACATCCAGGACAAAATGGAAGAGACAAAGGAGAAACTGACCGAAAAGATGGAGGAGAcaaaggagagattttcagagAAAATGGAGGAAACAAAAGAACGATTCTCTGAGAAAATGGAAGAGACTAAGGACAAGCTTTCTGAAAAACTGCAGGAAACCAAAGATAGAGTTTCAGAGAgtaaagcattctttagaaagaAAAGCGATTAG